The stretch of DNA GAGCTTTTATCTGTATTAACCAGTCAGATAGGAACAGCTATTGAAAACACAAGTCTTTACACAGAGCTCTTTGACTCACATCAGGACTTGGAAAGGCGCGTAAAGGAAAGAACTCAGGAACTTGACAGGCTTAATGAAGAGCTCCAAAGACTCAATAAGATGAAATCCGACTTTGTATCAGCGGTTTCGCATGAGCTCAGGACACCTCTTACCTCTATAAAAGGTTACGCCTCTATACTCATGACAGGGAAATTGGGTGAGGTCGCGCCTGCCCAGAAAGAACGCCTCCAAAAAATAGATAAGCATTCAAATAGCCTCACGCGGCTCGTCAATAATCTTTTAGATATAGCAAGGATAGAATCAGGCAGGATGCAAATGGACACAAGAGAGATCTCTGTAAAGGAAACGCTGGATTCTGTCATGGATATTATTGCGCCCCAAGCTAAGGAAAAAAATATAACACTAAAAATAAATGTAAAAATAAAACCGGATAGAATAAAAGCTGACCCTACCCAACTGGAAAGAGTATTTATAAATCTTCTAGGCAATGCTGTAAAATTCACTCCTGAAAAGGGAAAAATAACCATATCATGCCATGATAAGAAGGATCTTGTAGAATTCAGCATAGAAGATACTGGCATGGGCATTCCAAAGGAAGATGTCGAAAAGGTATTTGAAGAATTTTTCAGGTCAGATAATGCGCTGGGTCAAAAAGTAAAAGGCACAGGCCTGGGCCTATCCCTTGTTAAAAAAATCATAGAGGCACATAAGGGCAGGATACGAGTAGAGAGTGAATTAGAAAAGGGCACAAAATTTACATTTAGCATACCAAAATAATAAAGATAAGGAGTCTCTAAATGTCAGCAAAAAAAATATTAATAGTAGATGATGATTTAGATATACTGGATGTTTTAAGAATAACTCTTGAGGCTGAGGACTATGAAGTAATAGAAGGTCATGATGGCGAGGAGGCGCTGGATATTATTAAAAAACAGGCGCCTGATCTACTGATAATAGACTTTAAGATGCCGAAGATGTGCGGGGATAAAGTCTGCAGTATCATAAAACAGGATATCCTGGCCCAGCACATGCCTATTATAATGCTTACAGGTAAAGGTGAGGTCACTGATAAAGTACATGGCATAAATGCAGGCGCGGACGACTATATGGTAAAACCCTTCGAGCCGCAGGAACTGGTAGCGCGCGTCAAAATGGTGCTCCGCAGAAGCGCCAGGGATCTGGATGCCAATCCTCTGACCAAACTCCCAGGTAATGTCTCCATACTTAACGAGATACAGGGACGCATAGATAAAAAAGAGGCATTCGCGATCTGTTACGTAGATCTTGACAAATTCAAGGCGTTTAATGACAAATATGGATTCGGAAGAGGTGATGAGGTAATAAAAAATACCGGGAAGATCCTGATAAACTCTGTGCAGGAAAAAGGCACGTCTCTAGACTTTATAGGCCATATAGGCGGCGATGACTTCGTAGTAGTAACAATGCCTGAGAAAATAGACGCGTTATGTAAAAATATTATAGGAAAATTCGATCTCATGATCCCAAAATTATACAGTAAAGAGGATAAAGAAAAGGGTTATGTGGTAGCAAAAGACAGGCAGGGCGAGGTAAAAAAGATGCCTCTTATATCTATCTCAATCGGGGTAGTGAATAATAAAAAGAAGAAGATAAAACATGTTGCAGAGGTAGGGGAAATAGGCGCAGAACTAAAAGAATACGCTAAAAGCATCAAAGGAAGCACCTACGTAACAGAACGCAGGAAAAAGTGAGTGGCTTGCCATCCGAAGCATGCTTCGAAGATTCGCTCTATTTGAGCGTAGGTCTCCTGCGCTCATGCGTTGTTGATCTCTGTAGCATGCTCCGGAGACTAAAGGTGGTTTACCACCCGAAGTATGCTGCGAAGATTCACCCCATGTGAACGTAGGGTGGTGCGCGGGGCGAGATTTGAACTCGCATAGCCTTGCGGCCACAAGGCCCTCAACCTTGCGTGTCTGCCAATTCCACCACCCGCGCAAAATTTTCAAAGAAAATTTTATCCTGAAGCGCCGTTAAGCAATATGACGAATAGGAACATTGTAGGCGCTGAAAGACTTCTGAGAGGTCCTTCGCTTCGCTATGAGACTCCTATTCGTCGTCTCATTACGCTCGCTCAGGATCAAACTCGCCTTTGGCGAGTTTGGCTGCGCTAAGCTGTACAACCTATAACTATATCTCTTAACGCAAACAAGCCTATTATATAGAACATGACACCAAATATCAAGAAAATTGGCAAATAAGAGATAAAGCTATAGCGAGAATTTGTCCATTTTGTCCGCTATTTTTTGGTCAATAATTTTTTAACTCTTTTAAGCGTATTTTCCCTATTTACATTATATGTTCCATGGGACCAAAAAAGGACTTTATCAGCCTTGCTTTTATTTCTTTGCTGGTAAATGGGGCGTCGGGAAATGGGCCGGCTGATATGTAATTTTTATAAAAATCCTCCTGATAAAACGGGACCTCTTCCTTTCCTTCTATTAATTTAAAACTTGCTGTATAGCCAAATGGCCAAATATCGATAATCGGGATGACGCTCATAACATTATGCATGAATTCGCTAAAATGGGCTACGACTGGGACATGCTTGTATATACCGATCGTCCAACTATTTTCAGGGGTCATGTCATTAAGGATATTTTGCGTAACGGCTTGCGTGAATTCTTCGTCATCTATGATTACTCCTGCTTCAGTATTTAAATTAGCTGACCGTGGATCTATATTAAACGAACCGATATAAACCCTATCATCATCTACAATATATGTTTTTGAATGGATGCAGACAAGGGAATCCTCGCTTCTCTTGATGCCATCAAGCGGAGGAACCATTATATCAACGTCTTCAGGATACCTTTTCAGCTCAAATATCCGCCATTTTAGATCTTTGACATAAAATTTCTTATATTTGTATGAAAAAGCATAGGCGTAAAAATGATCTGCCGCGGCCAGGCTGTTACTCGACACCAAGATATCAATTTCTGGTTTATTGCGTCGCAATTTTCTGAATAATTTTCTCCCTTTACTGCCCAAGATAAGATAAGGTGTTTGCATTATAATGCGCTTTTCTGCCTTGGATAACAATCTGATCAACCCATCAACGGCCGAACCACCGCCTATCAAACTATTTTCTGTAGTTTTCCCGGGAGGATCTGCTATAAACTCGACCTTGTTAACGTTAAAAATATTATTCGTAATCACTCGGCGCATATACTCTAGATCTGTGGCATGCGAATCTAATTCATGAAAGAAATGTCCTTTTAGGGATTTATGGGATTTTTTAAATTCCTCGGAAAACCCTTTACTGATCTCCCTTTTAATATCTATCATCTCGCCGCTTGGAACAGATAGATAATAATGCCAATAATCACTAAAGGAGTCTGTCATTGTCTTGACAACAGGGCCCACCACTAATACATCTCTGTCTTTGAAATTTCTCTTCGAACCTCTATCAAAGTAATCATTTTGATAATTTCGGCCGCCAGTAATAGCAATGTGATCATCCACAATAAAAACTTTATTATGCATCCTTTGATTAAGTTGCCCGAATTTGGTTAACCCCCATAAATAATCCAGCTTTGAGGAGCTCACCTTTTTAGCGTTAGGATTATAAAATTTTATCTCTAAATTCGGATTGTCAATAGATAGGAAAGCTACTGTCTTAGGATCCAGGCTATGCGCAAATTGATCAACGATGATCTTAACCTTTACCCCTCTCTTAGCTGCCAGAGTAAGCTCCTGCATCATAAAGCGGCCGGTTTCATCATTTGACCATATATATGTTTGAATATAGATAGCTTTTTGGGCGGATCTTACCAGGTGGATCCGCGCTAATAGGGCCTCATCACCTATATCTAAGAGCGCGCAGTAATGCGCATTATTATTAAAGGATTCCTTAATTAGAGGGGTAAAGTGGGGTGCGGTATATTCAAGAACTGGCATACCAATATGAAGATCTTCAACCTTTTCAAGGAATTCGCCTTCACGGCTATCTGTAGCGCCAAAACTATATGAAGGCAATAAAAAACAATGTCCGATAAAAATGACTATACTTACAAATCGTACAAACAATCTCATCACGCTATTTCATGCCTTCCTTTTCTTCATCTCGCCCTCTGGCATCATCCTGATGTATTGAAGGATCTGTTTTTCATTCTCTGTCAGTATAACATTTTGTCGGGCGACTTGTTCCAATCCGCTAATAGCTGTTTGCATTCATTGCGTAAAAATCCAGAAACGAGCTTTATTTTAGTTTTCCCCAGCGCTTTTAAGTGGTTATGCTATTATAGTATAGCTCTTTCTGCCATTCAATTCAAACAGAAAGGACATATCTTAAATCAAAAAGGCCTGTTATATGGCCGAATAGCTGCGACACTACGCTTGAGAAACTAAATGCCAATTCAGAGATAAAGAGATAGGCTGGCGAGATTTATCCGTCTATTTTAGATGAAATAGATTACTTCGTCGTCCGCCTAGGCGGACTCCTCATATAGAACAGAGTGTCAAATATCAAGCATAATTGGCAAATCAGAGATAGATTCCGCAACTCTTTAAGGTATGAAATGTTACAGGATTTTAAGAATATAATCGATGAAGTTGCTTTTTAATATTTTCATCGGATAAATATTCGTCAAGCGTTATGTTGGGGCGATCTATAAAACCCCTGGGCGTGATCTCAATAATGCGGTTAGCCACGGTTTGAATCAGCTGATGGTCATGCGAAGTAAATAAAATAGCCCCGCCAAACCTCTCCATGCCCTTATTCAATGATTCGATTGATTCTAAGTCCAAATGATTGGTCGGATGATCCATGATCAGCACATTAGGCTGGGCCAACATCATGCGAGACAGCATGCACCTGACCTGCTCGCCGCCGGATAAGACTCTGACCTGTTTGAAAGATTCATCGCCGGAAAAAAGCATACGTCCTAAATATCCGCGCACAAAAACCTCGTCAGTATTATTCGAATACTGGCGAAGCCAATCGATAAGATTACAGTCTACATCAAAATATTTAGCATTATCCTTGGGATAATAAGCATGGCTAATCGAGGCGCCCCATTTAAAATTACCGCCATCAGGTTGTATCTCTCCCGCCAATATCTGGAATAAAGTTGTCTTAGCAATATTATTGGACCCGACAAAAGCTATTTTATCGCCTTTCTCAATAGTAATGGTAAAATTCTTAAATAAAACCTGCCCATCGAGTGACTTAGATAAATGATTGATTTTCAAGATATTGTTTCCGGCTTCGCGAGCCTGTTCAAAATTTATATACGGGCTCTTTCTCGAAGAAGGCTTGATATCCTCAAGGGTAAGTTTTTCCAAAGTCTTCTTGCGGCTGGTTGCTTGCCTGGCCTTAGAGGCATTAGCGCTAAAACGGGCGATAAAATTTTTCAACTCTTCTCTTTTTTTCTCTACCTTTTTATTAGTTTCGATACGCTGTCTTAAAATCAACTGGCTGGATTCTAACCAGAAACTGAAATTACCCGGATATAGCTGAATATTGCCATAATCAATATCCGCGATATGCGTACAAACCTTATCCAGAAAATGGCGGTCATGAGAAACCACGATAGCAATATTTTCAAAGTTACATAAAAATTCTTCGAGCCATTTACAATTTTCGATATCCAGATGATTGGTAGGCTCGTCGAGCAATAAGATGTCAGGGTTACCGAATAATGCCTGGGCCAAAAGAATACGCACTTTCTGCCCTTCTTCCAGCAGCTTCATCTCGACCTCATGGAATT from Candidatus Gorgyraea atricola encodes:
- a CDS encoding GAF domain-containing sensor histidine kinase, whose translation is MNIYYSFILILVGTIAIIICYSERKRRIYSERKNRYLQNIINQLDEQAKMIIKTDLALNKVQEELDKKIIGLYTLHELGKKINSTLNIEDLFALIKPALVSKLGYSNALIVLKDKYSGKISVKSAIGYSDNEIKKIETRLNKGDFASPLLRKSKFLLVNTDMKKIEHEDIFSDIFKTDSFLTAPIVARNLAVGFILMGNPSNYAKLTEGDVELLSVLTSQIGTAIENTSLYTELFDSHQDLERRVKERTQELDRLNEELQRLNKMKSDFVSAVSHELRTPLTSIKGYASILMTGKLGEVAPAQKERLQKIDKHSNSLTRLVNNLLDIARIESGRMQMDTREISVKETLDSVMDIIAPQAKEKNITLKINVKIKPDRIKADPTQLERVFINLLGNAVKFTPEKGKITISCHDKKDLVEFSIEDTGMGIPKEDVEKVFEEFFRSDNALGQKVKGTGLGLSLVKKIIEAHKGRIRVESELEKGTKFTFSIPK
- a CDS encoding response regulator, with protein sequence MSAKKILIVDDDLDILDVLRITLEAEDYEVIEGHDGEEALDIIKKQAPDLLIIDFKMPKMCGDKVCSIIKQDILAQHMPIIMLTGKGEVTDKVHGINAGADDYMVKPFEPQELVARVKMVLRRSARDLDANPLTKLPGNVSILNEIQGRIDKKEAFAICYVDLDKFKAFNDKYGFGRGDEVIKNTGKILINSVQEKGTSLDFIGHIGGDDFVVVTMPEKIDALCKNIIGKFDLMIPKLYSKEDKEKGYVVAKDRQGEVKKMPLISISIGVVNNKKKKIKHVAEVGEIGAELKEYAKSIKGSTYVTERRKK
- a CDS encoding phospholipase D family protein codes for the protein MRLFVRFVSIVIFIGHCFLLPSYSFGATDSREGEFLEKVEDLHIGMPVLEYTAPHFTPLIKESFNNNAHYCALLDIGDEALLARIHLVRSAQKAIYIQTYIWSNDETGRFMMQELTLAAKRGVKVKIIVDQFAHSLDPKTVAFLSIDNPNLEIKFYNPNAKKVSSSKLDYLWGLTKFGQLNQRMHNKVFIVDDHIAITGGRNYQNDYFDRGSKRNFKDRDVLVVGPVVKTMTDSFSDYWHYYLSVPSGEMIDIKREISKGFSEEFKKSHKSLKGHFFHELDSHATDLEYMRRVITNNIFNVNKVEFIADPPGKTTENSLIGGGSAVDGLIRLLSKAEKRIIMQTPYLILGSKGRKLFRKLRRNKPEIDILVSSNSLAAADHFYAYAFSYKYKKFYVKDLKWRIFELKRYPEDVDIMVPPLDGIKRSEDSLVCIHSKTYIVDDDRVYIGSFNIDPRSANLNTEAGVIIDDEEFTQAVTQNILNDMTPENSWTIGIYKHVPVVAHFSEFMHNVMSVIPIIDIWPFGYTASFKLIEGKEEVPFYQEDFYKNYISAGPFPDAPFTSKEIKARLIKSFFGPMEHIM
- a CDS encoding ATP-binding cassette domain-containing protein, with product MISSNGISLRYGARKLFSNVNIVFSPGNCYGLIGANGSGKSTFLKILSGEVDSTAGEVAVSPNKRIAVLKQDQFAFDEYTALTTVIMGHKRLYDIMIEKDMLCAKKNFSDKDGIYLSELEVEFSKLDGWNAESQAAKLLSDLGISEEFHEVEMKLLEEGQKVRILLAQALFGNPDILLLDEPTNHLDIENCKWLEEFLCNFENIAIVVSHDRHFLDKVCTHIADIDYGNIQLYPGNFSFWLESSQLILRQRIETNKKVEKKREELKNFIARFSANASKARQATSRKKTLEKLTLEDIKPSSRKSPYINFEQAREAGNNILKINHLSKSLDGQVLFKNFTITIEKGDKIAFVGSNNIAKTTLFQILAGEIQPDGGNFKWGASISHAYYPKDNAKYFDVDCNLIDWLRQYSNNTDEVFVRGYLGRMLFSGDESFKQVRVLSGGEQVRCMLSRMMLAQPNVLIMDHPTNHLDLESIESLNKGMERFGGAILFTSHDHQLIQTVANRIIEITPRGFIDRPNITLDEYLSDENIKKQLHRLYS